The region CGAGTGGTCCCCAGCAGGCAGCGGCCGGGGGCTTTCGGGGGCGGCGGATTCGGGCGCAGGCTCGGTCACAGCGGCGGTCAACCGACCCGGTAGTGGCAGCGGCCCTGCCCACAGGCGATCCGGGTTTCACGGCGAACAGGCACCTGCAGCAACTCGGTGTACAGGCTCAGTTCGGCGGCGCACAGCTGCGCGTAGTGCCGCGCCACGGTCAGGTTGGGGCAGTTGTGCTGGGTAAAGGTCCACCCCTCTCCTTCCTGACCCGCCGCAGCGTCAAAGCCGTGCTCGTTCAGCCGGGCCACCAGCGCCTGCACCCGCTCGCCCAGGGGCCGGTCCAGCGGCAGTTCGGGCTGCAGGCGCGCGGCAATTTCTGCGTTGCGCGCGCTCAGCACCTGAAACACGGCGTCCTCGCCGTACAGCGCCTCAATGTGGCGCAGCACATCCACGCACAGGCTGGAATAGGTCTTGGGAAAGGCCGCCTCGCCGCGTTCGGTCAGGGCAAAGACGTGCTGGGGCCGCCCGCGTCCCCCGGGGCGCTCGGTGCGGGCTTCGAGCAGCCCCTGCTCCTGCAGGTCGCCCAGGTGGCGCCGCGCCGCCGGAATGCTGACCTC is a window of Deinococcus multiflagellatus DNA encoding:
- a CDS encoding helix-turn-helix transcriptional regulator gives rise to the protein MTALPVSPPASTERTKTRLLELVKRHGPQTAQDLAARLEVSIPAARRHLGDLQEQGLLEARTERPGGRGRPQHVFALTERGEAAFPKTYSSLCVDVLRHIEALYGEDAVFQVLSARNAEIAARLQPELPLDRPLGERVQALVARLNEHGFDAAAGQEGEGWTFTQHNCPNLTVARHYAQLCAAELSLYTELLQVPVRRETRIACGQGRCHYRVG